Proteins encoded in a region of the Streptomyces sp. NBC_00310 genome:
- a CDS encoding isochorismatase family protein → MTTLEGRPNTALLVVDVQRDVVQEAHQRDTVVANVAALVEGARRGGVPVVWVQHSDEGLVEGSDGWRIVPELTPGDTEPLVHKSYGDSFEDTTLEAVLAGLGVGRLLVTGAETDACIRSTLHGALVRGYDATLVGDAHTTGDKSAWGAPSPDQVIAHTNLYWTYQKAPGRTAGTVETKDVDFGGF, encoded by the coding sequence GTGACCACACTCGAAGGCCGCCCGAACACCGCACTCCTCGTCGTCGATGTGCAGCGCGACGTCGTACAGGAGGCCCACCAGCGCGACACGGTCGTCGCGAACGTGGCCGCGCTGGTCGAAGGGGCACGGCGGGGCGGGGTCCCCGTCGTCTGGGTGCAGCATTCCGACGAGGGCCTTGTGGAGGGGAGCGACGGCTGGCGGATCGTCCCCGAGCTGACCCCGGGCGATACCGAACCGCTCGTCCACAAGAGCTACGGCGACTCCTTCGAGGACACCACCCTTGAGGCCGTGCTCGCGGGTCTCGGGGTCGGCCGGCTCCTCGTCACCGGCGCGGAGACCGACGCCTGCATCCGCTCGACGCTCCATGGCGCGCTCGTCAGGGGATACGACGCGACGCTGGTCGGCGACGCCCACACCACCGGCGACAAGTCGGCGTGGGGTGCGCCGTCCCCGGACCAGGTCATCGCCCACACGAACCTGTACTGGACCTACCAGAAGGCGCCGGGGCGGACGGCCGGGACCGTCGAGACGAAGGACGTGGACTTCGGCGGGTTCTGA
- a CDS encoding GtrA family protein, with the protein MDDAPQTPAGPGPLASFARFVLFGGGVGLLSSGAVALLADSMPWAVANAIITIASTLLGTELHARFTFGAAHRPGWRQHWQSAGSAAAAYVATSAAMLALHAAQTSPGTLTEQIVYLSASGLAGTARFLILRLVVFAADRGRNATPAPGPQLRMPTKSAPLPTLTLA; encoded by the coding sequence ATGGACGACGCGCCCCAGACCCCCGCGGGCCCGGGCCCCCTCGCCTCGTTCGCCCGCTTCGTACTGTTCGGCGGCGGCGTCGGTCTCCTGTCCAGCGGCGCGGTGGCCCTCCTCGCCGACTCGATGCCCTGGGCTGTGGCCAACGCGATCATCACCATCGCCTCCACCCTCCTCGGCACCGAACTCCACGCCCGCTTCACCTTCGGCGCCGCCCACCGGCCCGGCTGGCGCCAGCACTGGCAGTCAGCGGGCTCGGCCGCCGCCGCGTACGTCGCGACGAGTGCCGCGATGCTCGCCCTCCACGCCGCACAGACCTCCCCCGGCACACTGACGGAACAGATCGTCTACCTGAGCGCCTCCGGCCTCGCCGGTACAGCCCGCTTCCTGATCCTCCGGCTGGTCGTCTTCGCCGCGGACCGCGGCCGCAACGCGACACCCGCGCCCGGCCCGCAGCTCCGCATGCCGACCAAGTCGGCACCTTTGCCCACACTGACCCTGGCGTAG
- a CDS encoding lysyl oxidase family protein — protein MALADEEPMTNQMNSPNSPNSPNSPETGGAAEGATGPTGGRDRRSRLKRPGLAALASLTVVAAVAGAAPGAGAAPAATPGKPQLKLIAASNSVTLTRYEWDAGVQLQLGTYVSVDNAPLEFQVTRKSYKDPIVAKQILRDGKTTKTKTLPAGTVDDFSGLKGFLEVSVKNAAGEEVATSDGNFCPNNASGRIRPDAPATNHYPQSCPTNPWTLGSVWGVEKGWATNTTNWDYDKTVDLPVGEYTAEVGVAKKYRDLFGIPDDRPTIKVTVREETEEGEGAGAGLTTSKSSSSSAHHGGGHGGGHAAPSAPAGQPAQDNHHYGPRGADAPTPPELSYALQDRGLANHLGDGTGHTDGSRIAPALKAAPKRPTGKAGAPAKTPKPDLRSLPAWDIAITDGEDGDVAGKDYLAFSANVWNAGPAPLVVDGFRKPGADLMDAYQYFYDADGKQVGYTPTGTMEWDPREGHEHWHFTDFASYRLLSEDQTKEVRSGKEAFCLANTDAVDYTVKNANWHPENTDLSTACGSQDAISVREVLDVGSGDTYTQYRPGQSFDVTDLPNGTYYIQVIANPENRLQETNHKNNIALRKVILGGDPGKRTVQVPPHELVDAK, from the coding sequence ATGGCACTCGCAGACGAGGAACCGATGACCAACCAGATGAACAGCCCGAACAGCCCGAACAGCCCGAACAGTCCGGAGACCGGCGGGGCGGCCGAGGGGGCGACCGGCCCCACGGGCGGTCGGGACCGCCGCAGCCGCCTGAAGCGGCCGGGCCTCGCCGCCCTGGCGTCGCTCACCGTGGTGGCCGCCGTCGCCGGAGCCGCGCCCGGAGCCGGTGCCGCGCCCGCCGCGACACCCGGCAAGCCGCAGCTCAAGCTGATCGCCGCGTCGAACTCCGTGACGCTCACCCGCTACGAGTGGGACGCGGGTGTCCAGCTGCAGCTGGGGACGTATGTCTCGGTCGACAACGCGCCCCTGGAGTTCCAGGTGACGCGGAAGTCGTACAAGGACCCGATCGTCGCCAAGCAGATCCTCCGCGACGGCAAGACCACGAAGACGAAGACCCTGCCGGCGGGCACCGTCGACGACTTCTCCGGGCTGAAGGGCTTCCTGGAGGTCTCGGTCAAGAACGCGGCGGGGGAGGAGGTCGCGACGAGCGACGGCAACTTCTGTCCGAACAACGCCTCGGGCCGGATCCGCCCGGACGCCCCGGCGACCAACCACTATCCGCAGAGCTGCCCCACCAACCCGTGGACGCTCGGCTCGGTGTGGGGCGTCGAGAAGGGCTGGGCCACCAACACCACCAACTGGGACTACGACAAGACGGTGGACCTGCCGGTGGGCGAGTACACCGCCGAGGTGGGGGTGGCGAAGAAGTACCGCGACCTGTTCGGCATCCCCGACGACCGGCCGACCATCAAGGTGACCGTGCGGGAGGAGACCGAGGAGGGCGAGGGCGCGGGCGCGGGCCTGACCACGTCGAAGTCCTCGTCGTCCTCCGCCCACCACGGCGGTGGGCACGGCGGCGGCCACGCCGCGCCGTCGGCCCCGGCCGGTCAGCCGGCCCAGGACAATCACCACTACGGCCCGCGCGGCGCCGACGCCCCGACGCCCCCCGAGCTGTCCTACGCCCTGCAGGACCGGGGGCTGGCGAACCACCTGGGCGACGGCACCGGCCACACCGACGGCTCCCGTATCGCTCCCGCCCTGAAGGCCGCCCCCAAGCGGCCCACCGGCAAGGCGGGCGCCCCGGCGAAGACCCCCAAGCCGGACCTGCGGTCGCTGCCCGCCTGGGACATCGCCATCACCGACGGCGAGGACGGCGACGTAGCCGGCAAGGACTACCTCGCCTTCAGCGCGAACGTCTGGAACGCGGGCCCCGCGCCCCTCGTCGTCGACGGTTTCCGCAAGCCGGGCGCCGACCTGATGGACGCGTACCAGTACTTCTACGACGCCGACGGCAAGCAGGTCGGCTACACCCCCACCGGCACCATGGAGTGGGACCCGCGCGAGGGCCACGAGCACTGGCACTTCACGGACTTCGCCAGCTACCGCCTGCTCAGCGAGGACCAGACCAAGGAGGTGCGCTCCGGCAAGGAGGCGTTCTGCCTGGCCAACACCGACGCCGTCGACTACACGGTGAAGAACGCCAACTGGCACCCGGAGAACACCGACCTGTCCACCGCGTGCGGTTCGCAGGACGCCATCTCCGTGCGTGAGGTCCTCGACGTCGGCTCCGGCGACACGTACACCCAGTACCGTCCCGGCCAGTCCTTCGACGTCACCGACCTGCCGAACGGCACGTACTACATCCAGGTCATCGCCAACCCGGAGAACCGTCTCCAGGAGACCAACCACAAGAACAACATCGCCCTCCGCAAGGTGATCCTGGGCGGCGACCCGGGCAAGCGCACGGTCCAGGTGCCGCCGCACGAGCTGGTCGACGCGAAGTAG
- a CDS encoding PhzF family phenazine biosynthesis isomerase — protein sequence MSRPRPSAGPPRPETLRYSAFTHDPAGGNPAGVVLDASGLDDATMLAIAAEVGYSETAFVTAADETARRFRVRYFSPLAEVAFCGHATVALAVALAERLGPGEVLLDTLAGEIPVATTVDAADGTARATLTSVPTRSRPATGPELDATLKTLGWSPDDLDPALPPHVAFGGNDHLVLAAGSRARLADLDYDFDGLAKVMRRHDWTTVHLVWRESPDHFHARDPFPVGGVVEDPATGAAAAAFGGYLRALGLVTAPTTLTIRQGEDMGRPSDLRIDVSPQDPRTRVTGQAVPIE from the coding sequence ATGAGCCGCCCCCGGCCGTCGGCCGGGCCGCCGCGCCCCGAGACCCTGCGCTACTCGGCCTTCACCCATGACCCGGCGGGCGGCAACCCGGCCGGGGTGGTGCTCGACGCCTCCGGCCTCGACGACGCGACGATGCTCGCGATCGCCGCCGAGGTGGGCTACTCCGAGACGGCCTTCGTCACCGCCGCCGACGAGACGGCGCGCCGGTTCCGGGTGCGCTACTTCAGCCCGCTCGCCGAGGTGGCCTTCTGCGGGCACGCGACCGTCGCCCTGGCCGTGGCGCTCGCCGAGCGGCTGGGCCCCGGCGAGGTCCTCCTCGACACCCTCGCGGGCGAGATCCCCGTCGCGACCACGGTCGACGCCGCCGACGGCACGGCCCGCGCCACCCTCACCAGCGTGCCGACCCGCTCCCGCCCCGCCACGGGCCCCGAACTGGACGCGACCCTGAAGACCCTCGGCTGGTCCCCCGACGACCTCGACCCGGCGCTGCCGCCGCACGTGGCCTTCGGCGGCAACGACCACCTGGTCCTGGCCGCCGGCTCCCGCGCACGCCTCGCGGACCTGGACTACGACTTCGACGGCCTCGCCAAGGTCATGCGGCGACACGACTGGACGACCGTCCACCTGGTGTGGCGCGAGTCCCCGGACCACTTCCACGCCCGCGACCCGTTCCCCGTGGGCGGTGTCGTGGAGGACCCGGCGACGGGCGCTGCGGCAGCGGCCTTCGGCGGCTACCTCCGCGCTCTCGGCCTGGTCACCGCCCCGACCACCCTCACGATCCGCCAGGGCGAGGACATGGGCCGCCCCAGCGACCTGCGGATCGACGTGTCACCCCAGGACCCCCGCACCCGGGTCACCGGCCAGGCCGTCCCGATCGAGTAG
- a CDS encoding MFS transporter produces the protein MSHPLARPADAGSGTPPRPNAVVAVLALAGIVVALMQTLVIPIVPELPKLLDAPASDTAWAVTATLLAAAVATPVVGRLGDMFGKRRMLLLSIVLLVSGSVVCALADSLVPMIIGRGLQGLAAAVIPLGISVMRDVLPAERLAGSTALMSASLGVGGALGLPAAAFIADNWDWHLLFWTSAALGALSFLLVLMVVPESKVRTGGRFDLVGSLGLSAGLVSLLLAVSKGGDWGWTSGTTLGLFAAAVVILTSWGVYELRARQPLVDLRTTARPQVLFTNLASIALGFSMFAMSLVLPQLLQLPEQTGYGLGRSMMTVGLVLAPQGLVMMAMSAVSAALTKAKGPKVTLMAGALIVAAGYGLNIVLMSEVWHLVLVSCVIGGGVGFTYGAMPALIMGAVPESETAAANSLNTLMRSLGTSFASALAGVILAQMTTDFGGYALPSENGFKVVMAIGAGAALLAFLLASFIPKRRAAVQAPAPEGPAERAEVAGAKA, from the coding sequence ATGTCCCACCCCCTTGCCCGACCCGCCGACGCGGGGTCCGGTACCCCGCCGCGGCCGAACGCCGTGGTGGCGGTGCTGGCGCTGGCCGGGATCGTCGTCGCGCTGATGCAGACGCTGGTCATCCCGATCGTGCCGGAGCTGCCGAAGCTGCTGGACGCGCCGGCCTCGGACACCGCCTGGGCGGTGACCGCCACCCTGCTCGCCGCCGCCGTGGCGACACCGGTCGTGGGACGGCTCGGTGACATGTTCGGCAAGCGGCGGATGCTGCTGCTCAGCATCGTGCTGCTGGTGTCCGGCTCGGTGGTCTGCGCCCTGGCCGACTCGCTCGTCCCGATGATCATCGGCCGGGGTCTGCAGGGGCTGGCCGCCGCCGTCATCCCGCTCGGCATCAGCGTCATGCGGGACGTGCTGCCCGCCGAGCGCCTCGCCGGGTCCACCGCCCTGATGAGCGCCTCCCTCGGTGTCGGCGGCGCCCTCGGTCTGCCCGCCGCCGCGTTCATCGCGGACAACTGGGACTGGCACCTCCTGTTCTGGACCTCCGCCGCCCTGGGCGCCCTGTCCTTCCTGCTGGTCCTGATGGTCGTACCCGAGTCGAAGGTGCGCACCGGCGGCCGTTTCGACCTGGTCGGTTCACTCGGGCTGTCCGCCGGACTGGTCTCGCTGCTGCTGGCCGTCTCCAAGGGCGGCGACTGGGGCTGGACGAGCGGGACGACGCTGGGACTGTTCGCCGCCGCGGTCGTGATCCTCACCTCGTGGGGCGTCTACGAACTGCGGGCGAGGCAGCCGCTGGTCGATCTGCGGACCACCGCCCGGCCGCAGGTGCTGTTCACCAACCTGGCCTCGATCGCGCTCGGCTTCTCGATGTTCGCGATGTCACTGGTCCTGCCGCAGCTGCTCCAGCTGCCCGAACAGACCGGCTACGGCCTCGGCAGGTCCATGATGACCGTCGGTCTGGTGCTGGCCCCGCAGGGTCTGGTGATGATGGCCATGTCCGCCGTGTCCGCGGCGCTCACCAAGGCCAAGGGGCCGAAGGTGACGCTGATGGCCGGCGCCCTGATCGTCGCCGCCGGCTACGGCCTCAACATCGTCCTGATGAGCGAGGTCTGGCACCTCGTCCTGGTCTCCTGCGTCATCGGCGGCGGTGTCGGCTTCACCTACGGCGCGATGCCCGCCCTGATCATGGGTGCCGTGCCGGAGTCCGAGACGGCCGCCGCCAACAGCCTCAACACGCTGATGCGCTCGCTGGGCACCTCGTTCGCCAGCGCCCTCGCCGGCGTCATCCTCGCCCAGATGACCACCGACTTCGGCGGCTACGCCCTCCCCTCCGAGAACGGCTTCAAGGTCGTCATGGCGATCGGCGCCGGCGCCGCCCTCCTCGCCTTCCTCCTCGCCTCCTTCATCCCGAAGCGCCGCGCGGCCGTCCAGGCACCGGCCCCCGAGGGCCCGGCGGAGCGGGCGGAGGTCGCCGGGGCGAAGGCATAG
- a CDS encoding LysR family transcriptional regulator yields MDTRLLRTFTTLARTGGFTATAAELHLAQSTVTVHIRTLERELGTRLFDRLPTGTLLTEAGRRLLEGAEEVLDAVERLRAGGGDGDGVVRGRVRVGTPESLCSTRLPGVIVALRAHHPEVDVDLYAAGTAECVAGLRAGRLDLALLLEGEADFPEVTAEPVAREPLALVCAPRHPLATRTRTATWAQLATESFFLLEQGCSYSDELERRLLAVPGAGPRLTRFGSVDAARSCVAAGLGLALLPLTTVEEHLSQGRLTRVRGPRFADVPVRLARHRRRWTAPAAEAFARELVRQLDV; encoded by the coding sequence GTGGACACCCGACTGCTGCGCACCTTCACCACCCTCGCCCGGACCGGCGGCTTCACCGCCACCGCCGCCGAACTGCACCTCGCCCAGTCCACGGTCACCGTGCACATCCGCACCCTGGAGCGGGAGTTGGGCACCCGGCTCTTCGACCGGCTGCCCACGGGAACGCTGCTCACCGAGGCGGGCCGGCGGTTGCTGGAGGGGGCGGAGGAGGTCCTCGACGCCGTGGAGCGGCTGCGGGCCGGTGGCGGTGACGGAGACGGGGTCGTGAGGGGGCGGGTGCGGGTCGGCACCCCGGAGTCCCTGTGCTCGACCAGGCTGCCGGGCGTGATCGTGGCCCTGCGCGCGCATCACCCCGAGGTCGACGTCGACCTGTACGCGGCCGGTACGGCGGAGTGTGTCGCGGGGCTGCGGGCCGGGCGGCTGGATCTGGCGCTGCTGCTGGAGGGCGAGGCCGACTTTCCGGAGGTGACGGCCGAGCCGGTCGCGCGCGAGCCACTCGCCCTCGTGTGCGCTCCCCGCCATCCGCTCGCGACGCGTACGCGCACGGCCACCTGGGCGCAGCTGGCGACGGAGTCCTTCTTCCTGCTGGAGCAGGGGTGTTCGTACAGCGACGAGCTGGAGCGGCGGCTGCTCGCCGTGCCCGGGGCCGGTCCCCGGCTGACCCGGTTCGGCAGTGTGGACGCGGCGCGGTCCTGCGTCGCCGCCGGGCTGGGGCTGGCGCTGTTGCCGCTGACGACCGTCGAGGAGCATCTGAGTCAGGGGCGGCTGACGCGGGTGCGAGGGCCGCGCTTCGCGGATGTCCCCGTGCGGCTGGCCCGGCACCGCAGACGCTGGACGGCACCGGCGGCGGAGGCGTTCGCGCGGGAACTGGTACGGCAGTTGGACGTCTGA
- a CDS encoding sensor histidine kinase codes for MDPSRIPPAASPHPSASTRTPTTDHPHRAAPQGLRRAADATLATALFACAFPGSLIAWPGQGLGVPWWPGVVLAGVSCVALLWRRDRPRTTAVVTLGAAITACALGYLLTVLLLAPLMVALHSLAVRTNRRTANCFTVTGIAMLVATGLFAGPDGEPWVLKLIGPTAWLLLPTSLGTVTRLRGAYVEAVQARAEHAERTRDEEAKRRVAEERMRIARDLHDVVAHHLVLAHLQAGAVGRFVRTRPEEAERLVAELAGTTTSALRELKATVGLLRAEGDDDEPAGSTPGLAQLQELAASFENAGLTVTVAGEGEPRPLSAGAELTAYRIVQEALTNVTKHAATRTAEVRLAYTSKQLRLTVSNGTAGRGTGQDTTGSAAPSPGGGYGLLGMRERAHSAGGRLRVGPRPDGGFEVVAELPLPG; via the coding sequence ATGGACCCCTCCAGAATCCCTCCCGCGGCGAGCCCCCATCCCTCCGCATCCACCCGCACCCCCACCACCGACCACCCGCACCGGGCCGCCCCCCAAGGCCTCCGCCGGGCTGCCGACGCCACCCTCGCCACCGCCCTCTTCGCCTGCGCGTTCCCCGGGAGTCTGATCGCGTGGCCCGGGCAGGGGTTGGGGGTGCCGTGGTGGCCGGGCGTGGTGCTGGCCGGGGTGTCGTGCGTGGCTCTGCTGTGGCGGCGCGATCGCCCGCGCACGACGGCGGTGGTGACCCTCGGGGCCGCGATCACGGCGTGCGCGCTCGGTTACCTGCTCACCGTTCTGCTGCTGGCGCCGTTGATGGTCGCGTTGCACTCGCTGGCGGTGCGGACGAACCGGAGGACGGCCAACTGCTTCACCGTCACCGGTATCGCGATGCTGGTGGCGACGGGGCTGTTCGCGGGGCCCGACGGGGAGCCGTGGGTGCTGAAGCTGATCGGGCCGACGGCCTGGCTGTTGCTGCCGACCTCGCTCGGCACGGTGACGCGCCTGCGCGGGGCGTACGTGGAGGCGGTGCAGGCGCGGGCCGAGCATGCCGAGCGGACCCGGGACGAGGAGGCCAAGCGGCGGGTCGCCGAGGAGCGGATGCGGATCGCGCGGGATCTGCATGACGTCGTCGCCCACCACCTCGTGCTGGCCCACCTCCAGGCCGGCGCGGTGGGCCGGTTCGTACGGACCCGGCCTGAGGAGGCGGAGCGGCTCGTCGCCGAACTGGCCGGGACCACGACCTCGGCCCTTCGCGAACTCAAGGCCACCGTCGGGCTGTTGCGCGCCGAGGGCGACGACGACGAGCCCGCCGGGTCCACGCCCGGTCTCGCCCAACTCCAGGAACTGGCAGCCTCGTTCGAAAACGCCGGGCTCACGGTCACCGTGGCCGGCGAGGGAGAGCCCCGGCCGCTGTCCGCCGGCGCCGAGCTCACCGCGTACCGCATCGTCCAGGAGGCCCTCACCAACGTCACCAAACACGCGGCCACCCGCACCGCCGAGGTCCGCCTCGCCTACACCTCGAAGCAGCTCCGCCTCACCGTCTCCAACGGCACCGCCGGCCGCGGCACCGGCCAGGACACGACCGGATCCGCGGCCCCCTCCCCCGGCGGCGGATACGGCCTTCTCGGCATGCGCGAGCGTGCCCACTCGGCGGGCGGGCGCCTTCGGGTCGGACCGCGGCCCGACGGCGGCTTCGAGGTGGTCGCCGAGCTGCCGCTGCCCGGCTGA